The Microscilla marina ATCC 23134 genome window below encodes:
- a CDS encoding ACP phosphodiesterase: MNFLAHTFLSGKSEEILIGNFIADFLKGNQF; the protein is encoded by the coding sequence TTGAACTTTTTAGCACATACATTTTTATCGGGTAAGTCAGAGGAAATACTTATAGGAAACTTTATTGCAGATTTTTTAAAAGGAAATCAATTTGA